Genomic window (Arachis hypogaea cultivar Tifrunner chromosome 13, arahy.Tifrunner.gnm2.J5K5, whole genome shotgun sequence):
TTTTGCAGCATGAAGGGTTCCTTGGAGCTGTTGGTGCCTTCATGAGTAGTGACAAACATGGCCTCAAGGAGTTATTGGCGAATCAAAAGGTGGAAAGACCACCAAGTAAATTGTCCTTTTCATTGGATCAAACACAAGTTCCACAACAAGATGGGGAATTAAATGGAGATGAAAGTATAGAGTGTAGTGTCTATGGAGCTTAGATGAAGCAATTCTTCGTTGCTTGCATCACTTATTGTTGTGACTTTCTGTAATTTAATTCTGTAAAATGGTCAGAAGAAGCTAGTTATTGGAATTATACACACTGAAAATTAGAATAAGACAAGTAGAACTACTCATAATAGGTCATGTATCATTTTACACTTCCACTCACAGCATTGTTACTCATTCAGTGAGatccttttctattattttttctcttcATCTGTATTTTGGACAATTTTTAGCTTGAGATCTTCAAATGAATTTTGCCATTGAAtgttgttcaaaattgtttgataATCTACAAGCAGATTACTTGTGTTTGTTGCCACGTCAACATTGCCATTAAGGGCAAGAGTATAATAAGCCACAATGACTCATCTTATAAACACTTATGACATTAATTcattaattgattattgaataCATGATACAttgaatttatctttttcaaaaagaatttggaCATTGTTTTGAAAGCTAGTGTGATGATGCATCAAAATAGTTGTCTATCAAGACATGTAAACTAAACTAATATAGAGAAATCTAGAtagttttctttaaattataaaaaagaaaaaaaaaagaaagaatctaATACATGGAAAATCATTTAGCAGCCAGCAGCCTCCTATTGTTTTGCTTTGCATTTTTTCTATGTAAAATCCATCTTTCTTTAATGTCTTTTGTGTCAGAAACAAGGTCTAAACTTTTCCCAGGTTTTCCCTTAGACTTTTTGGCCTCATTTCCTCTAATTCTCGCAGCTTCCGCAAGAAGATCATGTATAAGCATCTCAGTCGTCCGGGTTGTGATTCCCCTCAGATACCATGATataggaggtggaggaacaatgGCTGGTTGAAGTATTTGTTGCAGGGTCACTTTAGACCCTACTCTTCCTTTGCCTCTTGTGCATGATTTGTAGTCTTCTTTTGTCAGTGGTTTAAATGGAAAACATATTCCTTCATCAACAAGTAATGGCTCTACTCTCCAACAGCCCTCAAATTTTTTCATGAATCCTGTTTTGATTTGCTTGAACTTCATCTGACACACAATTGAATGCAGCATGTAAGATAGTCATCCTTTGTtggttttgaaaaatacaaaaaatacactaaattttttaatcatagaattcaattaaaaattgccTCTAAGATATATCTCTTATGTTGAAACACAGAAATTATCTTAAAAACTATACCAAAATagggaaaatttttaattttttaatcttcACTTTCTCCATAAGATACTTTTATGCATAATATCTTTTGTTTCTCCTCTGTCTTGGGATAAACCATACATTATTTCTATAGAATCCATTTATCCAAGCAAGAGGTGTTAAACTCACACCACATCAAAACATATTTGGTTAAGAAAGAGTGTCCTGGAGGAGAGATAACAGCTAACTTCGGTAAGTCTCTACTTGCCGAAAACAGTAAAAAACAACTGATATAGGATCCATCCATCCATTATCTAAAAGAGATGAAGATCCTTACAGAGTGGTCATTTCTGTTTTGATCTACCAAGACATTAATCGCAATGGTCCCGGACCACCACAGAAATCTCCATATGGCTGCTTGTTCTAGTTGAACCACTTGCCTATGACCCTCATCAACTAAAACTTCTCTGGATATCACTTCCTGACAAAGAAAGACAATGAAGTTAAAAATTTCAGACCTTTTGCGGGATCTCCAAAAATAATGTAGCCGATATGTAA
Coding sequences:
- the LOC112733901 gene encoding uncharacterized protein, yielding MMGESEVKKFSLNINKNGKSAFPKALDPAISTFFVQIPNKLQNVLKSQLSRLAKRDGMNSTRSVQNNGYKSFSASEAELNEQLQLWRENPSWVDRAPEIKVTVPKGSLCNLNVEVDVGLPPDAVYNIVTDPDNRRVFKNIKEVISREVLVDEGHRQVVQLEQAAIWRFLWWSGTIAINVLVDQNRNDHSMKFKQIKTGFMKKFEGCWRVEPLLVDEGICFPFKPLTKEDYKSCTRGKGRVGSKVTLQQILQPAIVPPPPISWYLRGITTRTTEMLIHDLLAEAARIRGNEAKKSKGKPGKSLDLVSDTKDIKERWILHRKNAKQNNRRLLAAK